TGCGAATCTTCTTCGGAGATGACAAATTTCTGAGCCCGGCTTTGCCACATTTCAAGGCGGGTGCTTAGGCGGGCAATGCGGTCTTCAATAGCCTGGCGTTCGCTGGTCGTCAGAAGCGGGTTCAGCAGCGTGCGCTCAAGTGTGTCTATGCGTTCACCATCGGCCTCAATTTGGTCGAGATAAACTTTCTCTTGTTCATAGTTCAAAGTACCAAGTCGCTCAGTCCCCTTAAAAAGCAAATGCTCCAGAAAATGGGCAGTCCCCGCCTGATCAAATGATTCATTCGCAGAGCCAACGCCTATCTTCAGGTAGCAGGCGATCGTCGGGCTAGAGGGTTGCCTCATGAGTATCACGCGCAATCCATTGGGTAGGGTGCGTTTGCGGATGTTCTTCTCTGTTTTCTGCCTGAAGGCTGACATATCGAACTTTTCTTCAATCGGTGTGACTGGGTTGGTTATAAGCACTAGCAGGGGTAGAATTAGAGGAGTCAGCCAGTAATGATGCATGCACCAGACTCTTGAAATCGGCTGCGGTGAACAGCGCTATGGGGCTGACTAACTATTTTTTCGCAATGTGTGAGAAAAAATCGACGTTTTCTGGTATTTAATATTTATAAGGCCGGGAGAGCGACGATCATGATGACCACCAGCGTATCATTACCCCATCAAGTCGCAGCAAAGTGGAGGCGCAAGCAACGCAAGATCATGCGCATGGCGCTCAGAAACATGCGTGTGCAGATGCGCAAACACAAGGTGCGGCGGGGCGTAACGCGTCGGTACAATCGGGTTCCGGGTGAGCGGGTTATCGTGACAACCAGGTTTACGGAAGCTGAATATGATGCGCTTCATTTTGTTGCAGCGTCGTTACGCATAAGTGTGTCGCTCCTCATTTACCATCTGATCTTAATGTGGAAAAAAGCGTCGCGACGGCACAGGCATAACACTCATGTGACTAACTATGAGACCCATGTGACAATCTGGCATCCGAATGCCGGCATAGTGACTGAATCTCTGATGGTCTGGCCCAAGACGAACAATGCAGATTTTACTTTGCGTGCTGAACCAGAAAAAATCTTGAATTGAGACATGGACAAAACGCAGCTGCCCGATCTGATTGAGAAGAAATACGAAGAAAAAAACTCCAACCCCGGCGTGCTCGAAGAGGCAGAGACGCGTCGCGCCGTGCTCGCGATTATTGATATGCTCGATCGCGGCGAATTGAGGGTTGCAACCCCGCCGAATTCAGCCGAAAACACCACAAACGAATGGCGCGTAAACACATGGGTGAAAAAAGCCATTCTGATGTATTTTCCAATGATGGGGATGCAGACCTCACATGCCGGCGATATCGAATACTGGGACAAGATTCCCACGAAGAAAAATTACGCCGCCCAAAAAGTGCGCGTGGTTCCCCCGGCAGTGGCGCGCTACGGCAGCTTTCTTGAACCGGGAGCCATAATGATGCCATCTTATGTGAATATCGGCGCCTATGTGGGCGGCGGCACCATGGTTGACACGTGGGCGACAGTCGGCAGCTGCGCGCAGATCGGTCAGCATGTTCACCTCTCTGGCGGTGTTGGAATTGGCGGTGTACTTGAACCACCCCAGGGACTACCTGTCATTATTGAAGACCATGCATTTTTGGGCAGCCGCTGTGTTGTGGTTGAGGGCGTGCAGGTGAGTACCGGCGCAGTTCTGGGTTCGGGGGTAATCCTCACAGCATCGACGAAGATCATCGATGTGTCGCAGTCTGAGACGAAGACCTACAAGAGTTTCGTGCCCAAGAATTCGGTGGTGATTCCCGGTAGTTATGCGAAGAAATTTCCCGGTGGTGAGTTTCAGGTGCCGTGTGCGCTCATTATCGGGCAGCGCAAAGAATCCACTGATTTAAAGACCTCGCTCAATAATGCGCTGCGCGATTTTGAAGTGAGCGTTTAAACTACCAGGGTGAGTTCAGAGGCGGGGCTGTTTGCGCTGATCGGGGCTGGCCCCTCGCTCGATTATTGTGATACGGAAATCAGCGATCTCTTGCGCCGGGGCGCGCACTTTTTTATCAGCGACTCAATAGCGTCAGGTTTTCTGCGGCGCTGGCGGCCGCGGCGGGCGAGTGTTTTCACGGTTGAAAATCGCCGGCATATGTACATTCACAGAATTTCTGGGGAGGTAGATTTTTCTGTTTTGGCCTACCAGGGTGCAAATGCGCGAAACCTGCGGTTTACCAAAGCCCGCGTAGTTAGTCAGTTTAAAATAACTGGAGAATCGGGTGAGCTTCCGATGCTTCATTCGCCAGGCACGGTCTTCGGCGTCATGCTTTCATGTGCCGCCACGGTAAACGTTAGTTCAGATTCGCGCGAAATTCACCTTCTTGGAGCAGATCTCTCTTACATTGACAATCAGGTCTACTGCCGCTACATTGATGACCATACGCCACCGGGCAATCGGCTACTTACAAGAGAACTTTGGCAGTTTGAAATTATGTTGAAGAAGAGCTCAGTTGTTCATCTTCGGGCTGGTTACGCTATCCGCACTGGCTTTGAACTGGCGCAATCGCGTGAGAATCTATGCCAATTTGTGAAATCCGCTCCGAAAAGCACTCGGTTTATCGAGTACTCGCCGCTCGGACTCGAGACGCCAGACGTAGAA
The sequence above is a segment of the Turneriella parva DSM 21527 genome. Coding sequences within it:
- a CDS encoding 2,3,4,5-tetrahydropyridine-2,6-dicarboxylate N-succinyltransferase, translated to MDKTQLPDLIEKKYEEKNSNPGVLEEAETRRAVLAIIDMLDRGELRVATPPNSAENTTNEWRVNTWVKKAILMYFPMMGMQTSHAGDIEYWDKIPTKKNYAAQKVRVVPPAVARYGSFLEPGAIMMPSYVNIGAYVGGGTMVDTWATVGSCAQIGQHVHLSGGVGIGGVLEPPQGLPVIIEDHAFLGSRCVVVEGVQVSTGAVLGSGVILTASTKIIDVSQSETKTYKSFVPKNSVVIPGSYAKKFPGGEFQVPCALIIGQRKESTDLKTSLNNALRDFEVSV